One Rissa tridactyla isolate bRisTri1 chromosome 1, bRisTri1.patW.cur.20221130, whole genome shotgun sequence DNA segment encodes these proteins:
- the TSC22D1 gene encoding TSC22 domain family protein 1 isoform X6 — protein sequence MAHPAMFPRRGSSSSSGSSCVTAPTAPGTGVGSAALSAEDYQPPLLVQPPPPPSPATSSSVGPQPTPPPPQSLNLLSQSQLQPQPLAQTGAQMKKKSGFQITSVTPAQISASMSSNNSIAEDTESYDDLDESHTEDLSSSEILDVSLSRATDLGEPERSSSEETLNNFQEAETPGAVSPNQPHLPQQHAPLPHHPQQSVVINGSVHPHHVHHHHHLHHHHHGHHHPSHPGVGSAPISGGPPPSPSFRKLSTTGSSDNVISTAPVSAASSTGSPASVVSNIRTTSTPGNLGVSPAAGTSTLNNMGGGSSSVASSVLGTINLSNITSTGNVNALSGTSGNVNVNILSGVGNGTSASSSVINNVTNPTAGMAVGSSQQQPASGTSRFRVVKLDSSSEPFKKGRWTCTEFYDKENTVAVSEGVAVNKAVETIKQNPLEVTSERESTSGSSVSSNVSTLSHYTESVGSGEMGAPTVVQQQAFQGVGPQQMDFSSTAPPAIPASSIPQSVSQSQLAQVQLHSQEVNYPQQKPGVQPPAQASLTTVTGVQPAPVNILGVSPSLGHQQPAIQSMAQQQLPYSQPAQPVQTLPVVQQQQLQYGQQQQQQTVPTQMATGHVKPVNQNSVTGAMPDYIQHQQILQTPAPAMQPSSTGVGAGQPVPVAQAQSMQPSVQAHPAAAPSQPVAHAPAAIPGVGTSGQMLNVGQQGSVAAVVQPPSAANQIPPPVMPSTAAPPSSQVVQPVQTGIMQQGLQAGASGLPQQMVIAQQNTLLPVQPQAQGVESVVQGMTGQQLPAVSPIPSASTVPAPSQAGSAVPPGIPSASIGLGQPQNIAQASSVQNGNLAQSVSQPPLISTSIGMPVAQSVPQQIPLSSAQFPAQSLAQSIVSQIEDGRRPTEPSLVGLPQAASGESGVGASAVSDGGSSNMPSSASLFPLKVLPLTTPLVDGEDERMKGLGW from the coding sequence ATGGCGCACCCGGCAATGTTTCCTAGAAGgggcagcagcagtagcagcggcagcagctgcgtTACTGCTCCCACTGCACCAGGTACCGGCGTTGGGAGCGCTGCCCTCTCCGCCGAGGATTATCAGCCGCCTTTGCTGgtccagccgccgccgcctccgtctCCTGCAACATCTTCATCGGTGGGTCCACAGCCGACACCCCCTCCTCCACAAAGCCTGAACCTCCTCTCACAGTCTCAGCTCCAGCCACAGCCTCTCGCACAGACTGGagctcaaatgaaaaagaaaagtggcTTCCAAATTACCAGTGTGACCCCCGCTCAAATATCAGCTAGTATGAGCTCTAATAACAGCATAGCTGAGGATACAGAAAGCTACGATGACCTGGATGAGTCCCACACTGAAGACCTGTCGTCTTCAGAAATCTTGGATGTTTCTTTATCCAGGGCCACTGACTTGGGAGAACCTGAGAGGAGCTCCTCTGAAGAGACTTTAAATAACTTCCAAGAGGCAGAGACTCCTGGGGCTGTTTCTCCAAACCAGCCTCATCTTCCTCAGCAGCATGCTCCTCTGCCTCATCACCCACAGCAGAGTGTTGTGATCAATGGAAGTGTTCACCCTCATCATgttcatcaccaccaccatcttcaccaccaccatcatGGACACCATCATCCCTCGCATCCTGGGGTGGGCAGTGCCCCGATTTCTGGAGGACCACCGCCCAGTCCCTCATTTAGAAAACTATCAACAACTGGAAGCTCTGACAATGTTATATCAACTGCACCAGTTTCTGCTGCATCATCCACTGGTTCCCCGGCATCAGTCGTATCTAATATCCGCACTACGAGTACTCCTGGCAATTTAGGTGTAAGTCCTGCTGCTGGAACTAGTACCTTAAATAATATGGGTGGCGGTAGTTCTAGTGTGGCAAGCAGCGTGCTTGGTACTATAAATTTAAGCAACATCACGAGTACTGGTAATGTAAATGCTTTGTCTGGAACTAGCGGCAATGTTAATGTGAATATCTTGAGTGGTGTTGGCAATGGTACGAGTGCTTCCTCTAGTGTCATTAACAATGTTACTAATCCAACTGCAGGAATGGCAGTGGGATcaagccagcagcagcctgcatcTGGCACGTCAAGGTTTAGGGTTGTAAAATTAGATTCTAGTTCTGAACCTTTCAAAAAAGGTAGATGGACATGCACTGAATTCTATGATAAAGAAAACACTGTTGCAGTTTCAGAAGGAGTAGCCGTAAACAAAGCAGTAGAGACGATAAAACAAAACCCGCTTGAAGTGACTTCTGAAAGGGAGAGCACCAGTGGGAGTTCTGTTAGCAGCAATGTAAGCACACTGAGTCACTATACAGAAAGTGTGGGAAGCGGAGAAATGGGAGCACCTACTGTGGTACAGCAGCAAGCGTTTCAAGGTGTGGGTCCGCAGCAGATGGATTTTAGCAGCACTGCTCCTCCGGCAATTCCAGCATCTAGTATACCACAGAGTGTTTCTCAATCACAGCTTGCACAAGTCCAGCTGCATTCTCAAGAAGTAAACTATCCGCAGCAGAAGCCAGGGGTCCAACCTCCTGCACAGGCCAGTCTAACCACTGTTACTGGGGTTCAGCCAGCCCCAGTTAATATACTAGGTGTATCCCCGTCtctgggccaccagcagcctgcCATTCAAAGTATGGCTCAACAGCAGCTACCGTATTCTCAGCCGGCGCAGCCCGTGCAGACTTTGCCAgttgtgcagcagcagcagttgcaatatgggcaacagcagcagcaacagacaGTTCCTACGCAGATGGCCACAGGTCATGTTAAGCCGGTGAACCAAAACTCTGTTACGGGGGCTATGCCAGACTACATTCAACATCAGCAGATCCTCCAgactccagcccctgccatgcaGCCCAGCTCTACAGGAGTAGGAGCAGGGCAGCCAGTTCCTGTTGCCCAGGCACAGAGCATGCAGCCTTCGGTACAAGCACATCCAGCCGCTGCCCCGTCTCAGCCTGTTGCCCATGCTCCAGCAGCCATACCAGGTGTAGGTACCAGTGGTCAAATGCTGAACGTTGGGCAGCAAGGAAGCGTAGCCGCTGTGGTGCAACCACCATCTGCTGCAAACCAAATTCCACCTCCAGTGATGCCGTCAACAGCTGCTCCTCCATCTTCACAAGTTGTGCAGCCTGTGCAGACAGGAATAATGCAGCAGGGATTACAGGCCGGCGCTTCGGGCCTTCCTCAGCAAATGGTCATTGCTCAGCAAAACACCTTGTTACCTGTACAGCCGCAGGCACAAGGAGTGGAATCTGTAGTCCAAGGGATgactgggcagcagctgcctgcggTTAGCCCTATACCTTCTGCTAGTACTGTTCCTGCACCAAGTCAAGCTGGTTCAGCTGTGCCTCCTGGCATACCTTCTGCTTCTATAGGTTTGGGACAGCCACAGAATATAGCACAAGCTTCGTCTGTGCAGAATGGGAATTTGGCTCAAAGTGTTAGTCAGCCTCCCTTGATATCAACAAGTATAGGTATGCCAGTGGCACAGAGTGTGCCACAGCAGATACCGCTCAGCTCTGCCCAGTTCCCCGCACAATCACTAGCTCAGTCAATTGTAAGCCAAATCGAAGATGGCAGGCGCCCTACAGAACCTTCCTTGGTGGGTTTACCTCAAGCTGCCAGTGGTGAGAGTGGTGTTGGAGCGTCAGCCGTTTCAGATGGCGGTAGCAGCAACATGCCATCCTCTGCGTCCCTCTTTCCGCTGAAGGTGCTGCCGTTAACAACGCCTCTCGTAGATGGTGAGGATGAGAG
- the TSC22D1 gene encoding TSC22 domain family protein 1 isoform X4 produces MAHPAMFPRRGSSSSSGSSCVTAPTAPGTGVGSAALSAEDYQPPLLVQPPPPPSPATSSSVGPQPTPPPPQSLNLLSQSQLQPQPLAQTGAQMKKKSGFQITSVTPAQISASMSSNNSIAEDTESYDDLDESHTEDLSSSEILDVSLSRATDLGEPERSSSEETLNNFQEAETPGAVSPNQPHLPQQHAPLPHHPQQSVVINGSVHPHHVHHHHHLHHHHHGHHHPSHPGVGSAPISGGPPPSPSFRKLSTTGSSDNVISTAPVSAASSTGSPASVVSNIRTTSTPGNLGVSPAAGTSTLNNMGGGSSSVASSVLGTINLSNITSTGNVNALSGTSGNVNVNILSGVGNGTSASSSVINNVTNPTAGMAVGSSQQQPASGTSRFRVVKLDSSSEPFKKGRWTCTEFYDKENTVAVSEGVAVNKAVETIKQNPLEVTSERESTSGSSVSSNVSTLSHYTESVGSGEMGAPTVVQQQAFQGVGPQQMDFSSTAPPAIPASSIPQSVSQSQLAQVQLHSQEVNYPQQKPGVQPPAQASLTTVTGVQPAPVNILGVSPSLGHQQPAIQSMAQQQLPYSQPAQPVQTLPVVQQQQLQYGQQQQQQTVPTQMATGHVKPVNQNSVTGAMPDYIQHQQILQTPAPAMQPSSTGVGAGQPVPVAQAQSMQPSVQAHPAAAPSQPVAHAPAAIPGVGTSGQMLNVGQQGSVAAVVQPPSAANQIPPPVMPSTAAPPSSQVVQPVQTGIMQQGLQAGASGLPQQMVIAQQNTLLPVQPQAQGVESVVQGMTGQQLPAVSPIPSASTVPAPSQAGSAVPPGIPSASIGLGQPQNIAQASSVQNGNLAQSVSQPPLISTSIGMPVAQSVPQQIPLSSAQFPAQSLAQSIVSQIEDGRRPTEPSLVGLPQAASGESGVGASAVSDGGSSNMPSSASLFPLKVLPLTTPLVDGEDERGLIVSCMFARVHGKLFFYLAWIVFIFVNEVLTQTKESGSCEIQGMVKHSASQISQCGKFLFWYSCLMSVFFLALNNFVKAVSLG; encoded by the coding sequence ATGGCGCACCCGGCAATGTTTCCTAGAAGgggcagcagcagtagcagcggcagcagctgcgtTACTGCTCCCACTGCACCAGGTACCGGCGTTGGGAGCGCTGCCCTCTCCGCCGAGGATTATCAGCCGCCTTTGCTGgtccagccgccgccgcctccgtctCCTGCAACATCTTCATCGGTGGGTCCACAGCCGACACCCCCTCCTCCACAAAGCCTGAACCTCCTCTCACAGTCTCAGCTCCAGCCACAGCCTCTCGCACAGACTGGagctcaaatgaaaaagaaaagtggcTTCCAAATTACCAGTGTGACCCCCGCTCAAATATCAGCTAGTATGAGCTCTAATAACAGCATAGCTGAGGATACAGAAAGCTACGATGACCTGGATGAGTCCCACACTGAAGACCTGTCGTCTTCAGAAATCTTGGATGTTTCTTTATCCAGGGCCACTGACTTGGGAGAACCTGAGAGGAGCTCCTCTGAAGAGACTTTAAATAACTTCCAAGAGGCAGAGACTCCTGGGGCTGTTTCTCCAAACCAGCCTCATCTTCCTCAGCAGCATGCTCCTCTGCCTCATCACCCACAGCAGAGTGTTGTGATCAATGGAAGTGTTCACCCTCATCATgttcatcaccaccaccatcttcaccaccaccatcatGGACACCATCATCCCTCGCATCCTGGGGTGGGCAGTGCCCCGATTTCTGGAGGACCACCGCCCAGTCCCTCATTTAGAAAACTATCAACAACTGGAAGCTCTGACAATGTTATATCAACTGCACCAGTTTCTGCTGCATCATCCACTGGTTCCCCGGCATCAGTCGTATCTAATATCCGCACTACGAGTACTCCTGGCAATTTAGGTGTAAGTCCTGCTGCTGGAACTAGTACCTTAAATAATATGGGTGGCGGTAGTTCTAGTGTGGCAAGCAGCGTGCTTGGTACTATAAATTTAAGCAACATCACGAGTACTGGTAATGTAAATGCTTTGTCTGGAACTAGCGGCAATGTTAATGTGAATATCTTGAGTGGTGTTGGCAATGGTACGAGTGCTTCCTCTAGTGTCATTAACAATGTTACTAATCCAACTGCAGGAATGGCAGTGGGATcaagccagcagcagcctgcatcTGGCACGTCAAGGTTTAGGGTTGTAAAATTAGATTCTAGTTCTGAACCTTTCAAAAAAGGTAGATGGACATGCACTGAATTCTATGATAAAGAAAACACTGTTGCAGTTTCAGAAGGAGTAGCCGTAAACAAAGCAGTAGAGACGATAAAACAAAACCCGCTTGAAGTGACTTCTGAAAGGGAGAGCACCAGTGGGAGTTCTGTTAGCAGCAATGTAAGCACACTGAGTCACTATACAGAAAGTGTGGGAAGCGGAGAAATGGGAGCACCTACTGTGGTACAGCAGCAAGCGTTTCAAGGTGTGGGTCCGCAGCAGATGGATTTTAGCAGCACTGCTCCTCCGGCAATTCCAGCATCTAGTATACCACAGAGTGTTTCTCAATCACAGCTTGCACAAGTCCAGCTGCATTCTCAAGAAGTAAACTATCCGCAGCAGAAGCCAGGGGTCCAACCTCCTGCACAGGCCAGTCTAACCACTGTTACTGGGGTTCAGCCAGCCCCAGTTAATATACTAGGTGTATCCCCGTCtctgggccaccagcagcctgcCATTCAAAGTATGGCTCAACAGCAGCTACCGTATTCTCAGCCGGCGCAGCCCGTGCAGACTTTGCCAgttgtgcagcagcagcagttgcaatatgggcaacagcagcagcaacagacaGTTCCTACGCAGATGGCCACAGGTCATGTTAAGCCGGTGAACCAAAACTCTGTTACGGGGGCTATGCCAGACTACATTCAACATCAGCAGATCCTCCAgactccagcccctgccatgcaGCCCAGCTCTACAGGAGTAGGAGCAGGGCAGCCAGTTCCTGTTGCCCAGGCACAGAGCATGCAGCCTTCGGTACAAGCACATCCAGCCGCTGCCCCGTCTCAGCCTGTTGCCCATGCTCCAGCAGCCATACCAGGTGTAGGTACCAGTGGTCAAATGCTGAACGTTGGGCAGCAAGGAAGCGTAGCCGCTGTGGTGCAACCACCATCTGCTGCAAACCAAATTCCACCTCCAGTGATGCCGTCAACAGCTGCTCCTCCATCTTCACAAGTTGTGCAGCCTGTGCAGACAGGAATAATGCAGCAGGGATTACAGGCCGGCGCTTCGGGCCTTCCTCAGCAAATGGTCATTGCTCAGCAAAACACCTTGTTACCTGTACAGCCGCAGGCACAAGGAGTGGAATCTGTAGTCCAAGGGATgactgggcagcagctgcctgcggTTAGCCCTATACCTTCTGCTAGTACTGTTCCTGCACCAAGTCAAGCTGGTTCAGCTGTGCCTCCTGGCATACCTTCTGCTTCTATAGGTTTGGGACAGCCACAGAATATAGCACAAGCTTCGTCTGTGCAGAATGGGAATTTGGCTCAAAGTGTTAGTCAGCCTCCCTTGATATCAACAAGTATAGGTATGCCAGTGGCACAGAGTGTGCCACAGCAGATACCGCTCAGCTCTGCCCAGTTCCCCGCACAATCACTAGCTCAGTCAATTGTAAGCCAAATCGAAGATGGCAGGCGCCCTACAGAACCTTCCTTGGTGGGTTTACCTCAAGCTGCCAGTGGTGAGAGTGGTGTTGGAGCGTCAGCCGTTTCAGATGGCGGTAGCAGCAACATGCCATCCTCTGCGTCCCTCTTTCCGCTGAAGGTGCTGCCGTTAACAACGCCTCTCGTAGATGGTGAGGATGAGAG